Proteins encoded together in one Amblyomma americanum isolate KBUSLIRL-KWMA chromosome 1, ASM5285725v1, whole genome shotgun sequence window:
- the LOC144113017 gene encoding unextended protein-like isoform X2, with the protein MVSVCTGASGEGSAVSAPALCFGLREDPQRDDDEDPPTTSRPRSVVVHWRPRLSVGCCRRCHGSRASRRARPPRRRASGRRQRDDQCLMVAPSTLLMVLGAAAAAAVAATVDGVLVLGRDGRWSTDEPVSVGKKTSLLLLGSGLAREPVSFTSRDAERGSTCKQEGAMPRSSMDGNGSTTVVLPWQGRWFFCLRNGNNWVHQGRAVSLTAAGDPNVAVVSGVRGGGEMVSTSKGGYAVLPVDEEVLLLLLGTHFSELTRITLTTERSIRGVLCREQVLIETRGLQPLHGGLGARVTVRLPHAGLYYVCVSLAGRWVHQGADPLVTLEGESTIVPFWFNLLLVGTLLVWSGLFSGLTLGLMALDKTELKVIESCGTPEERDYARKILPLRRRGNYLLCSLVLGNVCVNSSFTILLDEMLSSGPVAVLLSTLGIVMLGEIIPQAICSRYGLAIGARTILITKLFMIITFPLSWPISKLLDSVLGEEIGNVFDREKLTEYLRITKDYAQLENEELNIIFGALELTKKTAADIMTRIEDVYMLPYDAVLDFETMSEIVKRGYTRIPVYDGSKQNIVSLLNTKDLTFVDPDDAIPLATVCTFYKHPLSFVFEDETLDSLLREFKKGHSHMAFVRQVVQAEDRDPAYHVTGLVTLEDVIEEIIQSEIIDETDVLMDNRRKQRRKDAQLLQDFSDFLKIGSGQQGKNVVSAQLAFATYQFLSTGVRAFTSEFVTPAVLRRLMAQNIFFSLKPSTGKNIFDAGKPCDFFTVILEGRVRVTVGKESLVFEAGPFSYFGLPALERGSFVPDYTVTPLSCVVFMKIGHSVYMAALRASRLGRPEEPPAEVAVQETAVLSNGAKQTPVTSTELKTAGWSGPAKA; encoded by the exons GCGGTGCCACGGCAGCCGAGCGAGCAGGCGCGCCCGGCCGCCCAGGAGACGCGCCTCTGGGCGTCGCCAGCGGGATGACCAGTGTCTGATGGTAGCGCCCAGCACCTTGCTCATGGTCCTGGGCGCGGCGGCGGCTGCCGCGGTGGCCGCCACTGTGGACGGCGTGCTGGTGCTGGGCCGCGATGGACGCTGGAGTACGGACGAGCCCGTGTCCGTGGGCAAGAAGACATCGCTGTTGCTGCTGGGCTCGGGCCTGGCCCGCGAGCCGGTCAGCTTCACATCACGCGACGCAGAACGCGGCAGCACCTGCAAGCAGGAAGGTGCGATGCCGCGATCGTCCATGGACGGCAACGGCTCCACCACGGTCGTGCTGCCGTGGCAGGGCCGCTGGTTCTTCTGTCTGCGAAACGGCAACAACTGGGTCCATCAAGGCCGCGCTGTCAGCCTGACTGC CGCAGGTGACCCGAACGTAGCCGTGGTGTCGGGTGTACGCGGTGGCGGCGAGATGGTGTCCACCAGCAAGGGCGGATACGCAGTGCTGCCCGTGGACGAGGaggtgttgctgctgctgctgggcacCCACTTTTCCGAGCTCACGCGTATCACGCTCACCACCGAGAGGTCCATCCGTGGAGTTCTGTGCCGCGAGCAGGTGCTCATCGAAACCCGGGGGCTGCAGCCGCTGCACGGCGGCCTGGGCGCAAGGGTCACCGTCAGGCTGCCCCACGCGGGGCTGTACTATGTGTGCGTGTCGCTTGCCGGCCGCTGGGTGCACCAGGGCGCCGACCCGTTAGTCACGCTCGAGGGCGAGTCTACGATTGTCCCCTTCTGGTTCAACCTGCTGCTCGTCGGAACGCTGCTAGTCTGGTCGGGCCTCTTCAGCGGGCTCACGCTCGGCCTAATGGCGCTCGACAAAACCGAACTCAAGGTGATCGAGTCGTGCGGCACGCCCGAGGAACGCGACTACGCGCGCAAAATTCTGCCGCTGCGGCGCCGCGGCAACTACCTCCTTTGCTCGCTGGTGCTGGGAAACGTGTGCGTCAACAGCAGCTTCACCATACTGCTAGACGAGATGCTGAGCTCGGGGCCCGTCGCCGTGCTTCTGTCCACCCTGGGCATTGTGATGCTGGGAGAGATTATTCCGCAGGCCATCTGCTCCAGATACGGGCTCGCCATAGGAGCGAGGACCATCTTGATAACCAAATTGTTTATGATAATCACCTTCCCTCTCTCGTGGCCCATCTCGAAACTTCTAGACAGTGTGCTCGGGGAAGAAATCGGCAATGTTTTCGACCGTGAGAAACTCACTGAATACCTTCGTATCACCAAGGACTACGCGCAGCTCGAGAACGAAGAACTCAACATCATATTTGGCGCCCTCGAGCTGACCAAGAAGACTGCTGCCGACATCATGACACGCATCGAGGACGTCTATATGCTGCCGTACGACGCGGTGCTTGACTTCGAGACCATGAGCGAAATCGTCAAACGCGGTTACACCCGCATCCCCGTCTACGACGGCAGCAAGCAGAACATCGTGTCGCTGCTGAACACGAAGGACCTGACGTTCGTGGACCCCGACGACGCCATTCCGCTGGCGACCGTGTGCACATTCTACAAGCACCCGCTCAGCTTTGTGTTCGAAGACGAGACTCTCGACTCGCTGCTGCGCGAGTTCAAGAAGGGCCACTCCCACATGGCCTTTGTGCGCCAGGTGGTGCAGGCCGAGGACCGCGATCCCGCCTACCACGTGACGGGCCTGGTGACGCTGGAGGACGTCATCGAGGAGATCATCCAATCCGAGATCATCGACGAGACCGACGTCCTGA TGGACAACCGGCGCAAGCAGCGGCGCAAGGACGCCCAGCTGTTGCAGGACTTCAGCGACTTCCTCAAGATCGGCAGCGGCCAGCAAGGGAAGAACGTCGTCTCGGCCCAGCTGGCCTTCGCCACCTACCAGTTCCTGAGCACGGGCGTGCGCGCCTTCACCTCCGAGTTCGTGACGCCCGCCGTGCTGCGCCGCCTGATGGCGCAGAACATCTTCTTCTCGCTCAAGCCGTCCACCGGCAAGAACATCTTCGACGCGGGCAAGCCGTGCGACTTCTTCACCGTCATCCTCGAAGGGCGCGTGCGCGTCACCGTGGGCAAGGAGAGCCTGGTGTTCGAGGCGGGGCCTTTCTCCTACTTCGGCCTGCCCGCGCTCGAGAGAGGCAGCTTCGTGCCCGACTACACCGTCACGCCGCTCTCGTGCGTGGTTTTCATGAAGATCGGCCACAGCGTGTACATGGCCGCACTGCGAGCGTCGCGCTTGGGCAGGCCGGAAGAACCGCCGGCCGAAGTGGCCGTGCAAGAGACCGCCGTGCTGTCTAACGGCGCCAAGCAGACGCCCGTGACTTCGACAGAGCTCAAAACAGCCGGGTGGTCCGGGCCGGCCAAGGCGTGA
- the LOC144113017 gene encoding unextended protein-like isoform X1, which translates to MVAPSTLLMVLGAAAAAAVAATVDGVLVLGRDGRWSTDEPVSVGKKTSLLLLGSGLAREPVSFTSRDAERGSTCKQEGAMPRSSMDGNGSTTVVLPWQGRWFFCLRNGNNWVHQGRAVSLTAAGDPNVAVVSGVRGGGEMVSTSKGGYAVLPVDEEVLLLLLGTHFSELTRITLTTERSIRGVLCREQVLIETRGLQPLHGGLGARVTVRLPHAGLYYVCVSLAGRWVHQGADPLVTLEGESTIVPFWFNLLLVGTLLVWSGLFSGLTLGLMALDKTELKVIESCGTPEERDYARKILPLRRRGNYLLCSLVLGNVCVNSSFTILLDEMLSSGPVAVLLSTLGIVMLGEIIPQAICSRYGLAIGARTILITKLFMIITFPLSWPISKLLDSVLGEEIGNVFDREKLTEYLRITKDYAQLENEELNIIFGALELTKKTAADIMTRIEDVYMLPYDAVLDFETMSEIVKRGYTRIPVYDGSKQNIVSLLNTKDLTFVDPDDAIPLATVCTFYKHPLSFVFEDETLDSLLREFKKGHSHMAFVRQVVQAEDRDPAYHVTGLVTLEDVIEEIIQSEIIDETDVLMDNRRKQRRKDAQLLQDFSDFLKIGSGQQGKNVVSAQLAFATYQFLSTGVRAFTSEFVTPAVLRRLMAQNIFFSLKPSTGKNIFDAGKPCDFFTVILEGRVRVTVGKESLVFEAGPFSYFGLPALERGSFVPDYTVTPLSCVVFMKIGHSVYMAALRASRLGRPEEPPAEVAVQETAVLSNGAKQTPVTSTELKTAGWSGPAKA; encoded by the exons ATGGTAGCGCCCAGCACCTTGCTCATGGTCCTGGGCGCGGCGGCGGCTGCCGCGGTGGCCGCCACTGTGGACGGCGTGCTGGTGCTGGGCCGCGATGGACGCTGGAGTACGGACGAGCCCGTGTCCGTGGGCAAGAAGACATCGCTGTTGCTGCTGGGCTCGGGCCTGGCCCGCGAGCCGGTCAGCTTCACATCACGCGACGCAGAACGCGGCAGCACCTGCAAGCAGGAAGGTGCGATGCCGCGATCGTCCATGGACGGCAACGGCTCCACCACGGTCGTGCTGCCGTGGCAGGGCCGCTGGTTCTTCTGTCTGCGAAACGGCAACAACTGGGTCCATCAAGGCCGCGCTGTCAGCCTGACTGC CGCAGGTGACCCGAACGTAGCCGTGGTGTCGGGTGTACGCGGTGGCGGCGAGATGGTGTCCACCAGCAAGGGCGGATACGCAGTGCTGCCCGTGGACGAGGaggtgttgctgctgctgctgggcacCCACTTTTCCGAGCTCACGCGTATCACGCTCACCACCGAGAGGTCCATCCGTGGAGTTCTGTGCCGCGAGCAGGTGCTCATCGAAACCCGGGGGCTGCAGCCGCTGCACGGCGGCCTGGGCGCAAGGGTCACCGTCAGGCTGCCCCACGCGGGGCTGTACTATGTGTGCGTGTCGCTTGCCGGCCGCTGGGTGCACCAGGGCGCCGACCCGTTAGTCACGCTCGAGGGCGAGTCTACGATTGTCCCCTTCTGGTTCAACCTGCTGCTCGTCGGAACGCTGCTAGTCTGGTCGGGCCTCTTCAGCGGGCTCACGCTCGGCCTAATGGCGCTCGACAAAACCGAACTCAAGGTGATCGAGTCGTGCGGCACGCCCGAGGAACGCGACTACGCGCGCAAAATTCTGCCGCTGCGGCGCCGCGGCAACTACCTCCTTTGCTCGCTGGTGCTGGGAAACGTGTGCGTCAACAGCAGCTTCACCATACTGCTAGACGAGATGCTGAGCTCGGGGCCCGTCGCCGTGCTTCTGTCCACCCTGGGCATTGTGATGCTGGGAGAGATTATTCCGCAGGCCATCTGCTCCAGATACGGGCTCGCCATAGGAGCGAGGACCATCTTGATAACCAAATTGTTTATGATAATCACCTTCCCTCTCTCGTGGCCCATCTCGAAACTTCTAGACAGTGTGCTCGGGGAAGAAATCGGCAATGTTTTCGACCGTGAGAAACTCACTGAATACCTTCGTATCACCAAGGACTACGCGCAGCTCGAGAACGAAGAACTCAACATCATATTTGGCGCCCTCGAGCTGACCAAGAAGACTGCTGCCGACATCATGACACGCATCGAGGACGTCTATATGCTGCCGTACGACGCGGTGCTTGACTTCGAGACCATGAGCGAAATCGTCAAACGCGGTTACACCCGCATCCCCGTCTACGACGGCAGCAAGCAGAACATCGTGTCGCTGCTGAACACGAAGGACCTGACGTTCGTGGACCCCGACGACGCCATTCCGCTGGCGACCGTGTGCACATTCTACAAGCACCCGCTCAGCTTTGTGTTCGAAGACGAGACTCTCGACTCGCTGCTGCGCGAGTTCAAGAAGGGCCACTCCCACATGGCCTTTGTGCGCCAGGTGGTGCAGGCCGAGGACCGCGATCCCGCCTACCACGTGACGGGCCTGGTGACGCTGGAGGACGTCATCGAGGAGATCATCCAATCCGAGATCATCGACGAGACCGACGTCCTGA TGGACAACCGGCGCAAGCAGCGGCGCAAGGACGCCCAGCTGTTGCAGGACTTCAGCGACTTCCTCAAGATCGGCAGCGGCCAGCAAGGGAAGAACGTCGTCTCGGCCCAGCTGGCCTTCGCCACCTACCAGTTCCTGAGCACGGGCGTGCGCGCCTTCACCTCCGAGTTCGTGACGCCCGCCGTGCTGCGCCGCCTGATGGCGCAGAACATCTTCTTCTCGCTCAAGCCGTCCACCGGCAAGAACATCTTCGACGCGGGCAAGCCGTGCGACTTCTTCACCGTCATCCTCGAAGGGCGCGTGCGCGTCACCGTGGGCAAGGAGAGCCTGGTGTTCGAGGCGGGGCCTTTCTCCTACTTCGGCCTGCCCGCGCTCGAGAGAGGCAGCTTCGTGCCCGACTACACCGTCACGCCGCTCTCGTGCGTGGTTTTCATGAAGATCGGCCACAGCGTGTACATGGCCGCACTGCGAGCGTCGCGCTTGGGCAGGCCGGAAGAACCGCCGGCCGAAGTGGCCGTGCAAGAGACCGCCGTGCTGTCTAACGGCGCCAAGCAGACGCCCGTGACTTCGACAGAGCTCAAAACAGCCGGGTGGTCCGGGCCGGCCAAGGCGTGA
- the LOC144113017 gene encoding unextended protein-like isoform X3, translating to MVSTSKGGYAVLPVDEEVLLLLLGTHFSELTRITLTTERSIRGVLCREQVLIETRGLQPLHGGLGARVTVRLPHAGLYYVCVSLAGRWVHQGADPLVTLEGESTIVPFWFNLLLVGTLLVWSGLFSGLTLGLMALDKTELKVIESCGTPEERDYARKILPLRRRGNYLLCSLVLGNVCVNSSFTILLDEMLSSGPVAVLLSTLGIVMLGEIIPQAICSRYGLAIGARTILITKLFMIITFPLSWPISKLLDSVLGEEIGNVFDREKLTEYLRITKDYAQLENEELNIIFGALELTKKTAADIMTRIEDVYMLPYDAVLDFETMSEIVKRGYTRIPVYDGSKQNIVSLLNTKDLTFVDPDDAIPLATVCTFYKHPLSFVFEDETLDSLLREFKKGHSHMAFVRQVVQAEDRDPAYHVTGLVTLEDVIEEIIQSEIIDETDVLMDNRRKQRRKDAQLLQDFSDFLKIGSGQQGKNVVSAQLAFATYQFLSTGVRAFTSEFVTPAVLRRLMAQNIFFSLKPSTGKNIFDAGKPCDFFTVILEGRVRVTVGKESLVFEAGPFSYFGLPALERGSFVPDYTVTPLSCVVFMKIGHSVYMAALRASRLGRPEEPPAEVAVQETAVLSNGAKQTPVTSTELKTAGWSGPAKA from the exons ATGGTGTCCACCAGCAAGGGCGGATACGCAGTGCTGCCCGTGGACGAGGaggtgttgctgctgctgctgggcacCCACTTTTCCGAGCTCACGCGTATCACGCTCACCACCGAGAGGTCCATCCGTGGAGTTCTGTGCCGCGAGCAGGTGCTCATCGAAACCCGGGGGCTGCAGCCGCTGCACGGCGGCCTGGGCGCAAGGGTCACCGTCAGGCTGCCCCACGCGGGGCTGTACTATGTGTGCGTGTCGCTTGCCGGCCGCTGGGTGCACCAGGGCGCCGACCCGTTAGTCACGCTCGAGGGCGAGTCTACGATTGTCCCCTTCTGGTTCAACCTGCTGCTCGTCGGAACGCTGCTAGTCTGGTCGGGCCTCTTCAGCGGGCTCACGCTCGGCCTAATGGCGCTCGACAAAACCGAACTCAAGGTGATCGAGTCGTGCGGCACGCCCGAGGAACGCGACTACGCGCGCAAAATTCTGCCGCTGCGGCGCCGCGGCAACTACCTCCTTTGCTCGCTGGTGCTGGGAAACGTGTGCGTCAACAGCAGCTTCACCATACTGCTAGACGAGATGCTGAGCTCGGGGCCCGTCGCCGTGCTTCTGTCCACCCTGGGCATTGTGATGCTGGGAGAGATTATTCCGCAGGCCATCTGCTCCAGATACGGGCTCGCCATAGGAGCGAGGACCATCTTGATAACCAAATTGTTTATGATAATCACCTTCCCTCTCTCGTGGCCCATCTCGAAACTTCTAGACAGTGTGCTCGGGGAAGAAATCGGCAATGTTTTCGACCGTGAGAAACTCACTGAATACCTTCGTATCACCAAGGACTACGCGCAGCTCGAGAACGAAGAACTCAACATCATATTTGGCGCCCTCGAGCTGACCAAGAAGACTGCTGCCGACATCATGACACGCATCGAGGACGTCTATATGCTGCCGTACGACGCGGTGCTTGACTTCGAGACCATGAGCGAAATCGTCAAACGCGGTTACACCCGCATCCCCGTCTACGACGGCAGCAAGCAGAACATCGTGTCGCTGCTGAACACGAAGGACCTGACGTTCGTGGACCCCGACGACGCCATTCCGCTGGCGACCGTGTGCACATTCTACAAGCACCCGCTCAGCTTTGTGTTCGAAGACGAGACTCTCGACTCGCTGCTGCGCGAGTTCAAGAAGGGCCACTCCCACATGGCCTTTGTGCGCCAGGTGGTGCAGGCCGAGGACCGCGATCCCGCCTACCACGTGACGGGCCTGGTGACGCTGGAGGACGTCATCGAGGAGATCATCCAATCCGAGATCATCGACGAGACCGACGTCCTGA TGGACAACCGGCGCAAGCAGCGGCGCAAGGACGCCCAGCTGTTGCAGGACTTCAGCGACTTCCTCAAGATCGGCAGCGGCCAGCAAGGGAAGAACGTCGTCTCGGCCCAGCTGGCCTTCGCCACCTACCAGTTCCTGAGCACGGGCGTGCGCGCCTTCACCTCCGAGTTCGTGACGCCCGCCGTGCTGCGCCGCCTGATGGCGCAGAACATCTTCTTCTCGCTCAAGCCGTCCACCGGCAAGAACATCTTCGACGCGGGCAAGCCGTGCGACTTCTTCACCGTCATCCTCGAAGGGCGCGTGCGCGTCACCGTGGGCAAGGAGAGCCTGGTGTTCGAGGCGGGGCCTTTCTCCTACTTCGGCCTGCCCGCGCTCGAGAGAGGCAGCTTCGTGCCCGACTACACCGTCACGCCGCTCTCGTGCGTGGTTTTCATGAAGATCGGCCACAGCGTGTACATGGCCGCACTGCGAGCGTCGCGCTTGGGCAGGCCGGAAGAACCGCCGGCCGAAGTGGCCGTGCAAGAGACCGCCGTGCTGTCTAACGGCGCCAAGCAGACGCCCGTGACTTCGACAGAGCTCAAAACAGCCGGGTGGTCCGGGCCGGCCAAGGCGTGA